The Nitrospira sp. genome contains a region encoding:
- a CDS encoding thioredoxin family protein, with amino-acid sequence MPNITLLVSPSCGACPSAKSLWKQLRVKYSFSYREVDITTKDGQELADRHSVRAVPATIIDGRLTFVGVPSRESAEKAIQLKIKQREG; translated from the coding sequence ATGCCGAACATTACGTTACTCGTGTCGCCTAGTTGTGGAGCCTGTCCTTCGGCCAAGAGCCTGTGGAAACAGCTGCGAGTCAAATATAGCTTTTCGTACCGTGAGGTGGACATCACCACGAAAGACGGCCAAGAATTGGCGGACCGTCATTCGGTCCGTGCCGTGCCCGCGACCATTATCGATGGGCGATTGACGTTCGTCGGCGTTCCCAGTCGGGAAAGTGCGGAGAAAGCCATTCAATTGAAGATCAAACAGCGGGAAGGATAG
- a CDS encoding DEAD/DEAH box helicase family protein has product MKTLPAWTALLRDWQRRAVSAVRAHSTTDFLAMATPAAGKTRFALAVAHHYLTQRAAVRVVVVCPTNHLRGQWSDAAGKIGLHLDPALTNDQAVEAADYHGAVVTYQQVCLSPSIFQRACKGKKTVLILDELHHAGDGKNWGKALRTAFDPAVFRLVLSGTPFRSDNNPIPFIRYEHGESRPDFSYGYTDAIRDGVCRPIVFPSYEGELTWFSEGREHTATFQDGLTFDRQRERLKTALLQETWLGPVITDAHAQLTRLRKDEQGDAGGLIVSMDQDHARWVAELVGRITGSKAAIAVSDDPAASRVIEEFAGHKKQQWLVAVNMVSEGVDIPRLRVGVYGTNVLTEMYFRQVVGRFVRMQDGMPKPQRAWLYLPKDPVLAHYARQIKAERDHVLEDIVPAGQRDLFGRVIVSINEYMPLMAVSKIDSVIGEDDARDENEAAVVGDSTVSLHEQKRDLRDLHRLLVSAVSRNSGIDHRRLNAELIARTGSRVDSATMDQLRRRIQFLERWKEKGYDGKR; this is encoded by the coding sequence ATGAAGACTTTGCCTGCCTGGACGGCACTCCTTCGAGATTGGCAGCGCCGCGCTGTCTCGGCGGTGCGCGCCCATTCAACGACGGACTTTCTGGCGATGGCGACTCCCGCTGCCGGCAAAACGCGATTTGCCCTGGCCGTCGCGCACCATTATCTGACTCAGCGAGCCGCTGTTCGGGTGGTGGTGGTCTGTCCGACCAATCATTTGCGGGGGCAATGGTCGGACGCGGCGGGGAAGATCGGCCTGCATCTGGATCCGGCTCTGACGAACGACCAGGCCGTTGAGGCGGCGGACTATCACGGCGCCGTGGTCACCTACCAGCAAGTCTGTCTGTCTCCCTCCATCTTTCAACGGGCGTGCAAGGGAAAAAAGACTGTGCTCATTCTGGATGAGCTGCACCATGCCGGGGACGGTAAGAATTGGGGGAAGGCGCTGCGCACGGCGTTCGATCCGGCCGTGTTCCGGCTGGTTCTGTCCGGCACGCCGTTCCGTTCAGACAACAATCCGATCCCGTTTATCCGGTACGAACATGGAGAGAGCCGGCCCGATTTCAGTTACGGCTACACCGACGCAATACGGGACGGCGTCTGCCGGCCGATCGTCTTTCCCAGCTATGAAGGCGAACTCACTTGGTTTTCCGAGGGCCGCGAACATACGGCGACGTTTCAAGATGGACTGACATTCGATCGGCAGCGGGAACGCTTGAAGACGGCGCTCTTACAAGAAACTTGGCTCGGTCCGGTGATCACCGATGCGCATGCGCAGCTCACCCGCTTGCGCAAGGACGAGCAAGGTGATGCAGGAGGGCTGATCGTGAGCATGGATCAAGATCATGCCCGCTGGGTCGCGGAACTCGTCGGCCGCATCACCGGCAGCAAAGCGGCGATTGCGGTGTCGGACGACCCGGCGGCATCCCGCGTGATTGAGGAATTTGCCGGGCATAAGAAGCAGCAGTGGTTGGTCGCGGTCAATATGGTCAGCGAGGGCGTGGACATTCCGCGTCTTCGTGTCGGTGTGTACGGCACGAACGTGCTGACGGAAATGTACTTTCGGCAGGTGGTGGGACGGTTCGTCCGAATGCAGGACGGCATGCCCAAACCCCAGCGGGCCTGGCTCTATCTGCCCAAAGATCCGGTCCTGGCGCACTATGCGAGACAGATCAAGGCGGAGCGCGATCATGTGTTGGAGGACATTGTGCCGGCCGGACAACGGGATCTCTTTGGCCGTGTCATTGTTTCCATCAACGAATACATGCCACTGATGGCTGTATCCAAGATCGACAGCGTCATCGGAGAAGACGACGCAAGGGACGAGAATGAGGCAGCTGTCGTCGGCGATTCAACAGTCTCACTCCATGAACAGAAGAGAGACCTCCGCGATCTTCACCGGTTGCTGGTCAGCGCAGTTTCCCGGAACAGCGGAATCGACCATCGGCGCCTGAACGCGGAATTGATCGCGCGCACCGGGAGCCGTGTCGATTCCGCGACGATGGATCAGCTCCGCCGGCGCATTCAATTTTTGGAGCGTTGGAAGGAAAAAGGCTACGATGGCAAACGGTGA
- a CDS encoding exodeoxyribonuclease V subunit gamma, translating to MLRVVTGRFHPSLESSLVDHVRRAKATDPLAPIAIFVPSKPLADRIRSLLAVEHRLSVLNIHILTFHQLALRLAGEESANRRLPRVVDELFFEQSIRHIVRSKLSSQAPLQRIGQSSGTWGALWATMRDLKDADVDPVQVLQGIREGYFEEDDQEWLGALISLYASVKEVGKTLGVGTQDDLAAQLIAGVPTAPFLQSLREVFYYGFYDLTQVQLSLFEAISRAYATTLFFPLEDDPAFGFARRFFDRCIQPLMMSDNGMIRLEPESSTTEPKPIHLTIRSVIGSEEELAAVSRTILDLVETNGYRFDEIGVTARPLDPYSLHLRSIFDHHRIPFRTTAVRPLIQEPICKLMLQLAGLPLNDFYRASVLDVVTSPLYATDLYDALSESYRPEQWKLLVQVLHITHGVEEWNRLDPASRAALILDGEESIVGSLTIAPDVISLLWQVVSQLIQDCSALPPRGTIGQMVTACRALIERRLCRPDAAESTAENVQLAHRALTWDAIDHIWTTLMELEPLNDQMTWAEFVELLVHTFERTTKPLHDASSHGVMVFDVMAARGVPFKALFVLGLNEKVFPRYIREDAFLRDRHRRVLDSTLGFKIDEKLTAYGEEALLFHLSCQAAGQRLYLSYQRADESGRMLAASPYLGEARRRLDHDEQPIDVVPRRLTDRLLQQPATKLFLPPAELTQWLALNGQDPTELILALGRDAEIFRHAAAALDRIEEDGATLNLFDGMTGAVESHWARLIERGVAPTPLERYARCPFQYFAADILRLEPSRVSVGQEPDAALVGTLCHSSLRRCYEQLVQAGWPTERVTDEAIERTIRSSVELAAADLESQSRTGPYLLWELAKELIVTLATAAVEADEEGQAEHPYTPVAFEIDGEGAVPGILDEGVLKVRGRIDRLDRNRNSGALQVLDYKFKVGSAMKPEDRNLAQSAVRGYRLQPPLYSCLTVSGQPAPTAPSRVQFLFLAPQWPTAIGRSTFEATSWTSETGMLIQQSIRTLVDGIRSGRFFILPDGYCDGCEFRVMCRREHTPTWWRAYRAAEPKALKMLRTQKVADE from the coding sequence ATGCTCCGCGTCGTCACCGGTCGGTTTCATCCGTCTCTCGAATCCTCCCTGGTCGATCATGTCAGGCGTGCCAAGGCGACCGATCCGCTTGCGCCGATCGCGATCTTCGTTCCATCCAAACCATTGGCCGACCGCATTCGCAGCCTTCTCGCCGTCGAACATCGGCTGTCGGTCCTGAACATCCACATTCTCACCTTCCATCAATTGGCCCTGCGATTGGCTGGAGAGGAATCTGCAAATCGCCGACTGCCGCGAGTGGTCGACGAACTGTTCTTCGAACAATCGATCCGTCACATTGTTCGCAGCAAGCTCTCGAGCCAGGCACCCTTACAGCGAATCGGGCAATCATCCGGTACGTGGGGAGCGCTCTGGGCGACGATGCGCGACCTGAAAGATGCGGATGTCGATCCCGTGCAGGTGCTTCAAGGCATCCGTGAAGGCTATTTCGAGGAAGACGACCAAGAATGGCTCGGCGCACTTATTTCGTTGTATGCGTCGGTGAAGGAAGTGGGGAAGACGCTCGGGGTCGGGACGCAAGACGACCTGGCTGCGCAGCTCATCGCCGGTGTTCCGACCGCCCCGTTCCTCCAGTCGTTGAGAGAAGTATTCTATTACGGGTTCTATGACCTCACACAGGTGCAGCTGTCTCTCTTTGAAGCCATCAGTCGAGCTTACGCCACGACATTGTTCTTCCCGCTGGAGGATGATCCGGCGTTTGGATTCGCCCGGCGCTTTTTCGATCGCTGCATCCAGCCTCTGATGATGTCGGACAATGGGATGATCCGATTGGAACCGGAATCGTCCACCACAGAGCCCAAGCCTATCCACCTGACCATACGCAGCGTGATCGGTTCCGAAGAAGAACTGGCGGCGGTTTCCCGCACGATTCTCGATCTGGTCGAAACGAATGGGTATCGGTTCGACGAGATCGGAGTCACCGCCCGCCCGCTCGATCCCTACAGCCTGCATCTGCGATCGATCTTCGATCATCACCGCATTCCTTTTCGCACGACAGCCGTGCGGCCGTTGATTCAGGAACCGATCTGCAAACTGATGTTGCAGTTGGCGGGCCTGCCGCTGAACGATTTTTATCGCGCATCGGTCCTCGATGTCGTGACGTCACCACTCTATGCCACCGATCTGTATGACGCCTTATCGGAGTCCTACCGGCCTGAACAGTGGAAACTGCTGGTTCAAGTTCTGCACATCACCCACGGAGTCGAGGAATGGAACCGGCTGGACCCCGCGAGCCGAGCGGCACTGATTCTTGACGGCGAGGAGAGCATCGTCGGTTCTCTGACTATTGCGCCGGACGTGATCAGCCTTCTCTGGCAGGTCGTCTCACAGCTCATCCAGGACTGTTCAGCCCTTCCACCACGGGGAACGATCGGTCAGATGGTCACAGCGTGTCGGGCGCTCATCGAGCGGCGCCTGTGTCGGCCTGATGCGGCGGAATCGACTGCCGAGAATGTTCAGCTTGCCCACAGAGCGCTGACATGGGACGCCATCGATCATATTTGGACGACGCTCATGGAATTGGAGCCGCTCAACGATCAGATGACCTGGGCCGAGTTTGTGGAGCTGCTGGTTCATACGTTTGAGCGGACGACGAAGCCCCTCCATGATGCATCATCCCATGGGGTGATGGTGTTCGATGTCATGGCGGCTCGCGGGGTACCCTTCAAAGCCCTGTTCGTCCTCGGCTTGAACGAAAAAGTGTTTCCGCGCTATATCCGGGAAGACGCGTTCCTCCGGGATCGCCATCGGCGAGTGTTGGACTCCACGCTTGGATTTAAGATCGACGAGAAACTGACGGCGTATGGAGAAGAGGCCTTGCTCTTCCACCTATCTTGTCAGGCAGCCGGCCAGCGGCTCTACCTGTCCTATCAACGGGCCGATGAATCAGGGCGCATGCTGGCCGCGTCTCCTTATCTCGGAGAAGCCCGCCGCCGGCTGGACCATGATGAGCAGCCGATAGACGTGGTGCCTCGCCGACTGACCGATCGGCTCTTGCAGCAACCGGCGACCAAATTGTTCCTGCCGCCGGCTGAACTGACTCAGTGGTTGGCCTTAAACGGGCAGGACCCGACCGAGCTGATATTAGCGCTGGGGCGGGACGCGGAGATCTTCCGCCATGCGGCAGCGGCGCTTGATCGAATCGAAGAGGACGGGGCAACGTTGAACCTCTTCGATGGAATGACCGGGGCGGTCGAGTCTCATTGGGCAAGGCTCATCGAACGAGGTGTCGCTCCGACACCACTCGAACGGTATGCGCGATGCCCTTTTCAATATTTTGCCGCAGATATTCTACGGCTCGAACCGAGTCGTGTTTCGGTTGGACAGGAGCCGGACGCCGCGCTGGTCGGTACGCTGTGCCATTCGTCGTTGCGTCGTTGTTATGAACAGCTCGTGCAGGCGGGGTGGCCGACTGAACGGGTGACGGACGAAGCCATCGAGCGGACGATCCGTTCGTCGGTCGAACTGGCCGCGGCAGACTTGGAATCACAGTCTCGGACAGGTCCCTATCTACTGTGGGAGCTGGCAAAGGAATTGATTGTGACGCTGGCGACCGCGGCGGTGGAAGCGGACGAGGAGGGGCAGGCCGAGCATCCCTACACACCCGTTGCATTTGAAATAGACGGGGAAGGGGCGGTGCCTGGAATTCTCGACGAAGGAGTGTTGAAAGTCCGCGGCCGGATCGATCGGCTCGACCGGAATCGGAACTCCGGCGCGCTACAGGTCCTCGACTACAAATTCAAAGTCGGGTCGGCCATGAAACCGGAAGACCGCAACTTGGCTCAGTCGGCGGTCCGCGGTTATCGGCTGCAACCGCCGCTCTATAGCTGCCTCACTGTTTCGGGACAGCCTGCGCCCACCGCACCGAGCCGTGTGCAGTTCCTGTTTCTTGCTCCCCAATGGCCCACAGCGATCGGCCGATCGACGTTCGAGGCGACTTCATGGACGTCCGAAACGGGGATGCTCATCCAGCAATCGATCAGAACGCTGGTGGACGGCATCCGTAGCGGGCGATTTTTCATTCTTCCGGACGGTTATTGCGACGGATGCGAGTTTCGTGTGATGTGCCGCCGAGAGCATACTCCGACGTGGTGGAGAGCCTATCGCGCCGCCGAACCGAAAGCGCTGAAGATGCTTCGTACGCAGAAGGTTGCCGATGAGTAA
- a CDS encoding TIR domain-containing protein, which translates to MPRVFISYRREDSAGWTGRLAGFLREQLGNNQVFMDIDTIPAGVDFAEYIRTSIGSCEALVVVIGPRWLTATDARGQRRLQDTNDYIRMEITTAISRNLKVIPVLVGGATMPRSEDLPDDLKTLAGRNALEITDRRWDYDAKVLVSAIPKTRLQEKTLARQSSVLMLLAAVLILISGICYWLLGETITTMFQALQQNEQKLPVAATPVSRTQENIGRISSSLITELNHKGKPGYEVWAIAQSIVALSGQSDLQSSTLTDTVKFFRQDQKDAHCQCWKPFNQQKGDPPHIPVSAWVLVALARSNQAASDDELDFLLKNQQRGGWWPIYPTRDGEHASSYATSWALLALHEQYDFATSVMKPKIENAMREGNHWLTANRIKSTARWKDYPLATENGIDPAGKESEAVSGLVIHTMHKLGYEKMDDIDQLWLDSLPNVIPLSTDAETPSRYIDSLHGRIFDNTRYLRLPWLLIGTVDAYANGGLGQKLKTIYWVHRVLEESDIVSSDVTGIQNWNRAEILISLKYLMSSHH; encoded by the coding sequence ATGCCACGGGTCTTTATTAGTTACCGACGGGAAGATAGCGCGGGGTGGACCGGCCGTCTGGCCGGATTTCTTCGAGAACAGCTCGGCAATAATCAGGTTTTCATGGACATTGATACCATTCCTGCCGGAGTTGATTTTGCAGAATACATCCGAACGTCAATCGGGTCTTGTGAAGCATTAGTGGTTGTCATAGGCCCTCGCTGGCTGACCGCGACTGATGCCAGAGGTCAACGCCGCCTTCAGGACACCAACGACTACATTCGCATGGAGATTACAACGGCGATCAGCCGAAATCTAAAGGTCATACCAGTACTAGTGGGTGGTGCGACTATGCCGAGGTCCGAAGACCTACCGGATGACCTAAAGACCCTGGCCGGACGCAATGCTCTAGAGATTACGGATCGACGCTGGGACTATGACGCAAAGGTTCTTGTCTCTGCGATTCCTAAAACGCGTCTTCAAGAAAAGACCTTGGCACGCCAGTCGTCTGTTTTGATGCTTTTGGCTGCCGTCCTAATCTTGATTTCAGGAATCTGTTACTGGTTGCTGGGAGAAACAATTACGACTATGTTTCAGGCGCTTCAACAAAATGAACAAAAACTACCAGTGGCTGCTACCCCAGTTTCTAGGACACAGGAAAACATAGGGCGAATCAGTTCGAGCCTTATTACTGAACTCAATCACAAAGGGAAGCCAGGTTATGAGGTATGGGCAATTGCGCAGTCAATTGTGGCGCTCTCGGGACAATCAGATTTGCAATCAAGTACGTTGACAGATACCGTCAAATTTTTTCGCCAGGACCAAAAGGATGCACACTGCCAATGTTGGAAACCATTTAATCAGCAAAAAGGAGATCCACCGCACATCCCGGTTTCCGCATGGGTTCTTGTAGCCTTAGCTCGTTCAAATCAGGCTGCAAGCGATGACGAGCTGGATTTCCTATTGAAGAATCAACAACGCGGTGGGTGGTGGCCTATTTATCCGACCAGAGATGGTGAACATGCTTCCTCGTACGCTACATCGTGGGCGCTATTAGCACTACACGAACAGTACGATTTTGCGACTTCTGTAATGAAGCCCAAGATCGAAAACGCCATGCGCGAGGGAAACCATTGGTTGACAGCTAATAGAATCAAATCAACGGCTCGATGGAAAGATTATCCCTTGGCAACAGAAAACGGAATCGATCCAGCTGGCAAAGAATCTGAAGCAGTGTCAGGACTTGTTATTCATACAATGCACAAGCTTGGATATGAAAAAATGGACGACATCGATCAACTGTGGCTCGACTCTTTGCCAAATGTCATACCGTTGTCTACTGACGCGGAGACGCCATCACGCTATATCGACTCACTTCATGGGCGGATTTTCGATAACACTCGCTATCTTCGTCTTCCCTGGCTACTCATTGGAACGGTCGACGCTTATGCCAACGGTGGGTTGGGTCAGAAACTCAAAACCATATATTGGGTACATCGAGTATTGGAGGAAAGCGATATTGTCTCATCAGATGTAACCGGAATTCAGAACTGGAATCGTGCTGAAATTCTTATATCGCTTAAATACCTCATGTCTTCTCACCACTAG
- a CDS encoding DNA topoisomerase IV subunit A encodes MTTKTNKTTLVEKKLIGLADIVVLAAERSKDPTFQIPIRALSNVSFNERKGLIEMGGKKQERSFFNVGMAKKFMQTVLVADALSELQRADLTTSLREIYYRTKHTIKDSHENTFDTQDESDPVIEDLEVSLAALREELHVRAENSGSIVGPVVFGDDGDRVDCSKLGKGGYSVPSIVEPEYLEIRRCTADFVLLVEKGTQWNRLSEDKFWRRYNCVLLTGNGQPPRGVRRLARRLHEEHRLPVYVLVDNDPWGYYIYSVIKQGSINLAFESQRMAIPKAKFMGLSSADPERYELPRNVGIKLNDKDIARAKELMNYQWFQKPAWQAEIKRMLASGLKYELDALANKDFQYLTKKYLPRKLKEKDWLD; translated from the coding sequence ATGACGACGAAGACGAACAAAACGACCCTTGTCGAGAAGAAGCTGATCGGCCTGGCCGATATCGTGGTCCTGGCAGCCGAGCGGTCGAAAGACCCGACGTTTCAGATTCCGATCCGCGCCCTCTCCAATGTGTCCTTCAACGAGCGGAAGGGTCTGATCGAGATGGGCGGCAAGAAACAAGAGCGGTCGTTTTTCAACGTCGGCATGGCGAAGAAATTCATGCAGACGGTGCTGGTGGCGGACGCCCTTTCTGAGTTGCAGCGCGCCGATCTGACGACGTCGCTACGCGAAATCTACTATCGCACGAAACATACGATCAAAGACTCCCACGAGAACACCTTCGATACACAGGACGAATCCGATCCGGTTATTGAAGATTTGGAAGTGTCTCTCGCCGCGCTTCGTGAGGAGTTGCATGTTCGAGCGGAGAACAGCGGCAGTATCGTCGGGCCCGTGGTCTTCGGAGATGACGGCGACCGGGTTGATTGCTCCAAGCTCGGCAAGGGCGGGTACTCGGTGCCGTCGATTGTGGAACCTGAATATCTGGAGATTCGCCGCTGCACGGCGGATTTCGTGTTGCTTGTCGAAAAGGGAACGCAGTGGAACCGGCTGTCGGAGGACAAGTTCTGGCGTCGCTATAACTGCGTGCTACTTACGGGCAATGGCCAACCGCCGCGCGGAGTCAGACGCCTAGCAAGACGGCTCCATGAGGAACATCGTCTGCCGGTCTATGTGCTGGTCGACAACGATCCATGGGGATACTACATCTACTCCGTCATCAAACAGGGTTCGATCAATCTGGCCTTTGAAAGCCAGCGCATGGCAATCCCGAAAGCCAAGTTCATGGGTTTATCGAGCGCCGACCCGGAGCGGTATGAGTTGCCGCGCAACGTCGGCATCAAGTTGAACGACAAAGACATCGCCCGCGCAAAAGAGTTGATGAACTATCAGTGGTTCCAGAAACCGGCCTGGCAGGCGGAGATCAAGCGTATGCTGGCGAGTGGATTGAAGTACGAGCTTGATGCGTTGGCGAACAAAGACTTTCAGTACCTCACCAAGAAGTACCTGCCGAGGAAACTCAAAGAGAAAGATTGGTTGGACTAG
- a CDS encoding endonuclease/exonuclease/phosphatase family protein — protein MTRSHCISDTHSVFNTIRSIVALPVVCLLMTFLTDEPAAASNDPAPLRVLTYNLLHDGPWSGFVENGTHLEERLEMTIQELRRLQPDVIALQEASHSRRHGNVAQRIADALGYQMVFGPATERIFGIRPLDQLIISALGFKEGPAILSRYPIVASEIYDLPRCRYRLDPRILLRAEIDTPDGSVQAFSAHTSKGDECQLQRVGELFREHRGNGRAILMGDLNTGEHSQVLTGWQKEPGFIDVFRAANPGVSGGTVWQDIHVERPTADRRVDFIFLLDSKTGNRSVVRSSHLAFERPGRLPNGAVLWPSDHRGVLADIEFLPTDTPGSSQLPISAR, from the coding sequence GTGACCCGCTCACATTGTATATCGGATACCCATTCCGTCTTTAACACGATCCGATCGATCGTGGCCTTACCGGTCGTTTGCCTTCTGATGACCTTCCTGACGGATGAACCGGCGGCAGCTTCAAACGACCCTGCCCCACTTCGTGTCCTGACCTATAACTTGCTGCACGACGGGCCGTGGTCGGGATTCGTCGAAAATGGCACCCATCTCGAAGAACGGCTCGAGATGACCATTCAAGAATTGCGACGTTTGCAACCTGATGTGATTGCCCTTCAAGAAGCCTCACATAGCCGAAGACATGGCAATGTGGCGCAGCGGATCGCCGATGCACTTGGGTATCAGATGGTCTTCGGGCCGGCGACGGAACGAATCTTTGGAATCAGACCCTTGGATCAGTTGATCATCTCCGCTCTCGGTTTCAAGGAAGGCCCTGCCATCCTGAGCCGATATCCAATCGTTGCCTCGGAAATCTATGATCTGCCTCGCTGCCGATATCGGCTGGATCCTCGCATTCTGCTTCGCGCCGAGATCGATACGCCCGACGGATCAGTCCAGGCCTTTTCCGCCCATACTTCGAAAGGTGACGAGTGCCAGCTTCAACGCGTCGGGGAGCTATTCCGTGAACATCGAGGGAACGGGAGAGCGATTTTGATGGGCGATTTGAACACCGGCGAGCACTCTCAGGTCCTCACCGGATGGCAGAAGGAGCCGGGATTCATCGACGTTTTCCGGGCAGCGAATCCAGGAGTATCAGGCGGCACAGTGTGGCAAGACATCCATGTGGAACGACCCACAGCCGATCGCCGGGTCGATTTCATTTTCTTGCTGGATAGCAAGACCGGCAACCGGTCGGTGGTGCGCTCAAGTCATCTGGCATTTGAGCGTCCTGGTCGTCTGCCGAACGGCGCCGTACTCTGGCCATCCGACCATCGCGGGGTACTAGCTGATATTGAGTTCTTGCCTACCGATACACCAGGGAGCTCTCAGTTACCGATCAGCGCCCGCTGA
- a CDS encoding DNA topoisomerase VI subunit B, giving the protein MTAVEMGARQREISVSEFFTKNRHLLGFDNPRKALLTCVKEAVDNALDACEEAGILPDVTVKLEVVPNGEPVAPSQASRFRVTVTDNGPGIVRQQIPRIFAKLLYGSKFHRLRMSRGQQGIGISAAGMYGQLTTGKPVKIISRIGPKAAAHFFEVQIDTKKNEPLVHENKQIDWEQPRGTQVALEVEGKYQKGRASVDEWLEQTSIANPHVKLIYQTPEGETKEYPRTYHELPPQPREIKPHPYGIEFGMLLKMLQDTKSHSVSGFLASDFCRVSSPMADEICKAAKIRPDLRPRDLKGPAAETLYKTLQDTKIMAPPTNCISPIGEKAILSGLYKQIKGEFYTAVSRPPAVYRGNPFIIEAGLAYGNRPQDQNKPQQPARPKAEGEHEEEDSELARVIRYANRVPLLYQQSACATFKAVMSTTWKNYGLTQSRGALPAGPMVIFVHMASVWVPFTSESKEAIADYDEIQKEITLALRECGRRLGLFIRRRERAASEYRRRNIFELYIEEVVEACNRLKGGKLPKEKLKAQLQKVATSRTGGQKTDEALGKTGAGPEGLPHSIIVTAEGVEGETELATQVEADRVAAAPAAEPDLLSDTRSVDESASIEKSSRPKTSEKSLRKKRSKPDQMALFAGGSGAKKKPGGKSVRPAKAAAPRKSK; this is encoded by the coding sequence GTGACCGCTGTCGAGATGGGTGCGCGGCAGCGGGAGATTTCCGTCTCCGAATTTTTCACGAAGAACCGGCATCTGCTCGGGTTCGACAACCCGCGGAAGGCATTGTTGACGTGCGTCAAGGAAGCAGTCGATAACGCGCTCGATGCCTGCGAAGAAGCCGGAATTCTTCCGGACGTGACGGTCAAGTTGGAGGTTGTGCCGAACGGGGAGCCGGTCGCGCCAAGCCAAGCCAGCAGGTTTCGCGTCACCGTGACCGACAATGGCCCCGGCATTGTTCGCCAGCAGATTCCCAGAATTTTTGCGAAGCTGCTCTACGGATCCAAGTTTCATCGTTTGCGCATGAGCCGCGGCCAGCAGGGGATCGGCATTTCCGCCGCCGGGATGTATGGGCAGCTCACGACCGGGAAGCCGGTCAAAATTATTTCCCGTATCGGCCCTAAAGCCGCCGCCCATTTTTTCGAAGTCCAGATCGATACGAAGAAGAACGAGCCGCTGGTTCACGAGAATAAACAGATCGACTGGGAGCAGCCTCGGGGCACCCAAGTTGCGCTGGAAGTCGAAGGTAAGTATCAGAAAGGCCGAGCCTCCGTCGATGAATGGCTCGAACAGACCTCCATCGCCAATCCCCACGTCAAACTGATCTATCAGACACCTGAAGGAGAGACAAAGGAATACCCCCGCACCTATCACGAATTGCCCCCGCAACCTCGCGAGATCAAGCCGCACCCATATGGCATCGAGTTCGGCATGTTGCTCAAGATGTTGCAGGACACGAAGAGCCATTCGGTTTCCGGTTTTCTCGCCAGTGATTTTTGCCGGGTGTCTTCCCCTATGGCCGATGAGATCTGCAAAGCGGCGAAGATACGACCGGATCTGAGACCCCGCGATCTGAAAGGGCCTGCCGCAGAGACGCTCTATAAAACATTGCAGGACACCAAAATCATGGCGCCGCCGACCAATTGCATTTCACCGATCGGCGAAAAGGCGATTCTCTCGGGCCTCTACAAGCAGATTAAAGGCGAGTTTTATACGGCCGTCAGCCGGCCACCGGCGGTGTATCGCGGCAACCCATTCATCATTGAAGCAGGGCTTGCCTACGGCAATCGACCGCAGGATCAGAACAAGCCGCAACAACCGGCCAGGCCGAAAGCCGAGGGAGAGCACGAGGAGGAAGACTCGGAACTCGCCCGGGTGATCCGTTACGCCAATCGGGTGCCGTTGCTGTATCAGCAATCGGCCTGTGCGACGTTCAAGGCCGTCATGAGCACGACGTGGAAGAACTACGGCTTGACGCAGTCGCGCGGCGCCTTGCCGGCCGGACCGATGGTCATCTTCGTCCATATGGCCTCGGTGTGGGTGCCGTTTACAAGCGAGTCCAAAGAAGCGATCGCCGATTACGACGAGATCCAAAAGGAAATCACCCTGGCGCTTCGCGAGTGCGGGAGGCGGTTAGGACTGTTCATTCGTCGGCGTGAGCGGGCGGCCAGTGAATATCGGCGGCGGAATATTTTCGAGCTGTATATCGAAGAAGTCGTCGAGGCGTGTAACCGGTTGAAAGGCGGCAAGCTGCCGAAGGAAAAACTGAAAGCACAGCTCCAGAAGGTTGCGACCTCCCGCACGGGCGGTCAGAAAACCGATGAAGCGCTGGGAAAGACCGGTGCAGGGCCTGAAGGGTTGCCTCATTCGATTATCGTCACGGCGGAGGGAGTGGAAGGCGAGACGGAATTGGCCACTCAGGTCGAGGCCGATCGGGTTGCAGCGGCGCCGGCGGCTGAGCCGGATCTGCTGAGTGACACACGGTCGGTAGACGAGAGTGCTTCGATAGAGAAATCCAGCCGACCAAAAACATCGGAAAAGTCGCTCAGGAAGAAGAGATCGAAACCAGATCAAATGGCGCTCTTTGCCGGCGGGTCTGGGGCGAAGAAGAAACCAGGTGGCAAGTCTGTCCGGCCGGCCAAGGCAGCGGCTCCGCGCAAATCTAAATAG